A window of Chitinophaga sp. MM2321 contains these coding sequences:
- a CDS encoding S41 family peptidase has product MKRFFILLLILIPGKVLFSQDVPRWLRYPSISPDGKTIVFTYKGDVYKVATSGGAAVPLTTDTAHDFMPVWSHDGRYIAFASNRSGNFDIFIMQADGGEEKRITFHSADEYPYDFSADNKHILFGSVRMDAAGNRQFPSDGMPELYQVPVNGGRVEQVLTTPAEDAKVSKDGQYIIYHDKKGRENAWRKHQVSAIARDIWRYNSRNGQHTKLTAFKGEDRNPVFADNDKGIYYLSEESGSFNVHHLLPDNPTHSQQITTFKKHPVRFLSIAADGTLCFSFDGELYVKAPESAPRKVRVRIAAGKQGNDIKTVPVADDIKTMVVSPTGKELAFIFRGEVFAGSMESGAIKRITETPGEEADLSFSPDGRYLLYASERNNGWQICRMERVHKEESSFFAATQLKETVLISNDKENYQPLYSGDGKEIAYLENRTTLRIYNIASRQSRTIIAPGQLFSRSDHDQYFQWSPDGKWLLVQYNPEGAGNQEVGIISTDGNGKLINLTESGFNDEHPQWAIGGQAMLWSSDRNGLRSFSNSGSRQRDVYAMFFSQSAWEHFKPAGTDTASLNEQDGKGSEDFKIAWEGLRDRTLKLTTSPSLLAGMLLSKAGKTLYHLTKAEKNYNLWVTDLRTKDTKILLTVPADDYTMQWDSTQQQLFLCAGARVWQVDPAGTKQHSVTVKGEMSVNLAAERNSMFQHVWRRTKEAFYTKGYHGADWDGYKRDYEKYLPHIGNNYEFAEMLSELLGELNVSHSGATSNDKMPGKDVTASLGLFYNNTYRGAGVKIEEIIRNGPLDVAAFQLRPGMIIEAIDGEKIMPDKDLPQYLNHKAGKRTVLTIRDGNNSRDIVVEPVSPEEENNLLYKRWVARNREEVEKESNGQLGYVHLYRMNDAAYRDAYGEVMGRYFNRKGMVVDTRFNRGGDLASDLNMFLSGREIRRNTTDNYQEGIEPGFRWTKPSVVIANEANYSDGHCFVFDYQYLHMGKLIGMPVPGSCTFMTGETLQDNSMHWSVPSLGVKSMEGYYLENHETEPDIRVMNTFEKVSKGEDQQLAEAVKQLLQENGAGKH; this is encoded by the coding sequence ATGAAAAGGTTTTTCATTTTATTACTGATACTCATTCCAGGGAAAGTATTGTTCTCACAAGATGTTCCCCGTTGGTTGCGCTACCCGTCTATTTCTCCTGATGGTAAAACAATTGTATTTACCTACAAAGGAGATGTGTATAAAGTGGCTACCAGCGGCGGTGCGGCTGTTCCGCTCACCACGGATACTGCGCATGATTTCATGCCGGTATGGAGCCATGATGGCCGGTACATTGCCTTTGCCAGCAACCGTTCCGGCAATTTTGATATTTTCATCATGCAGGCAGATGGCGGGGAAGAGAAAAGGATCACTTTTCATTCAGCAGATGAATATCCGTACGATTTCAGCGCGGATAATAAACACATACTTTTTGGTTCAGTGAGGATGGATGCTGCCGGCAACAGGCAGTTCCCTTCCGATGGGATGCCCGAACTATACCAGGTGCCGGTGAACGGAGGCCGGGTAGAACAGGTACTCACCACCCCGGCGGAAGATGCGAAGGTGAGCAAGGATGGACAGTACATTATTTACCACGATAAAAAAGGCCGGGAGAATGCCTGGCGCAAACACCAGGTGTCTGCCATCGCCAGGGACATCTGGCGCTATAACAGCCGGAATGGCCAGCATACAAAGCTCACCGCTTTCAAGGGGGAAGACAGAAATCCTGTATTTGCCGATAACGATAAAGGCATTTATTATTTAAGTGAAGAGAGCGGGAGTTTTAATGTTCACCACCTGTTACCCGATAACCCCACTCATTCACAACAGATCACCACTTTTAAAAAACATCCTGTCCGCTTTTTGAGTATCGCTGCCGATGGCACCCTTTGCTTTAGTTTTGATGGAGAATTATATGTTAAAGCGCCGGAATCCGCGCCACGAAAGGTACGTGTACGGATAGCAGCAGGTAAGCAGGGGAACGATATTAAAACGGTGCCTGTTGCAGACGATATTAAAACCATGGTGGTATCTCCCACAGGTAAGGAATTAGCATTTATTTTCCGGGGAGAAGTATTTGCGGGAAGTATGGAAAGCGGCGCCATTAAACGCATCACCGAAACACCCGGAGAAGAAGCAGACCTGAGCTTTTCGCCGGATGGCAGATATTTACTGTATGCCAGCGAAAGAAATAATGGCTGGCAGATTTGCCGGATGGAGCGGGTGCATAAAGAAGAATCTTCTTTCTTTGCCGCCACACAGCTGAAAGAAACAGTGCTTATCAGCAACGATAAAGAAAACTACCAGCCTTTATATTCCGGGGATGGAAAAGAAATTGCCTATCTCGAAAACAGGACCACACTCCGGATCTATAACATCGCATCCCGACAAAGCCGTACCATTATAGCTCCCGGACAATTATTCAGCAGAAGTGACCACGATCAGTATTTCCAATGGAGCCCGGATGGTAAATGGTTGTTGGTACAATACAACCCCGAAGGCGCGGGCAACCAGGAAGTGGGGATCATTAGTACGGATGGCAACGGGAAGCTCATCAACCTGACGGAAAGCGGCTTCAATGATGAACATCCGCAATGGGCCATAGGCGGACAAGCCATGCTGTGGAGCAGTGACCGCAACGGTCTGCGTAGCTTTTCCAACAGCGGCAGCCGGCAGCGCGATGTGTATGCGATGTTCTTTTCCCAAAGTGCCTGGGAACACTTTAAACCTGCCGGAACAGATACGGCATCGTTAAATGAACAGGATGGAAAAGGATCCGAAGATTTTAAAATAGCCTGGGAAGGATTGCGAGACCGTACCCTCAAACTCACCACCAGCCCTTCTCTGTTAGCAGGTATGCTGCTCAGTAAAGCGGGCAAAACATTATACCATCTCACAAAAGCTGAAAAAAATTATAACCTGTGGGTGACTGATCTTCGGACGAAGGATACAAAAATACTTCTGACAGTACCGGCAGACGACTACACTATGCAGTGGGACAGCACGCAACAGCAATTATTCCTGTGTGCCGGCGCCCGTGTGTGGCAGGTAGATCCGGCTGGAACGAAACAGCATAGTGTTACTGTTAAAGGAGAAATGAGCGTTAACCTGGCAGCGGAAAGAAACAGTATGTTCCAGCATGTGTGGAGAAGAACCAAAGAAGCGTTTTATACAAAAGGTTATCATGGCGCCGACTGGGATGGTTATAAACGTGATTATGAAAAGTACCTGCCACATATCGGCAACAATTATGAGTTTGCAGAAATGTTGAGCGAGTTGCTGGGCGAGCTGAATGTAAGTCATAGTGGCGCTACCAGCAACGATAAAATGCCCGGAAAAGATGTGACAGCTTCATTGGGGCTGTTTTACAACAACACCTATAGGGGCGCCGGTGTGAAAATTGAAGAGATCATCCGCAACGGTCCTTTGGATGTAGCAGCGTTTCAGCTCCGCCCCGGGATGATTATCGAGGCGATAGATGGAGAGAAAATAATGCCGGATAAAGATCTTCCGCAATACCTGAACCACAAGGCGGGTAAGCGTACCGTGTTAACGATCCGTGATGGAAATAACAGCCGGGATATTGTGGTGGAGCCGGTTTCACCGGAGGAAGAAAATAACCTGCTGTATAAGCGATGGGTAGCACGCAACCGGGAAGAAGTAGAAAAAGAGAGTAACGGGCAACTGGGATATGTGCATCTTTACAGGATGAATGATGCCGCTTACCGCGATGCCTATGGAGAGGTGATGGGCCGTTATTTCAATCGTAAAGGCATGGTGGTGGATACCCGTTTCAACCGGGGCGGCGACCTGGCTTCAGATCTTAACATGTTCCTGAGTGGCCGGGAAATCCGTCGGAATACGACCGATAATTACCAGGAGGGGATTGAACCGGGTTTCCGTTGGACGAAGCCTTCCGTTGTGATTGCGAATGAAGCCAACTACAGTGATGGCCATTGTTTTGTATTTGACTATCAATACCTGCATATGGGTAAATTAATAGGAATGCCGGTTCCGGGCAGTTGTACCTTTATGACCGGGGAGACCTTGCAGGATAACAGCATGCACTGGAGTGTGCCCTCATTGGGCGTAAAAAGTATGGAGGGATATTACCTGGAAAATCATGAAACCGAACCGGATATCCGGGTGATGAATACCTTTGAAAAGGTCAGCAAAGGGGAAGATCAGCAATTGGCAGAAGCGGTGAAACAACTTTTGCAGGAAAACGGGGCCGGTAAACATTAA
- a CDS encoding RagB/SusD family nutrient uptake outer membrane protein has translation MMIRYFKHKRNYLVLLLSVCTLACNKQLDLTPTDTIDPSKAFRTVKDLNGGLLGAYGELTNNTIYSVSLVTDECNLPSENVTGGGVASYRWQIDPSSTTITASFGENYVAIDRANRVLAALYQVTTKPDEEILKNQYHGELLALRAYCHFELLQSYASAYEPAAMGIPYMDSSVIGKPSRNTFGEVVAKIGNDLQQAKTLIPASFDDNTRITKAGVSAIQARVALYTQQWDDAITFATEAINALPLASATEFPNIWKDTEEAEVIWKLKQVIGNTPIGDVYFNRNIVLYAPSFELINQFDKTNDVRYAAYIRFDNTRGAGKSQYLVNKYAGTSGNPNLTDIKLFRTGEMYLIRAEALAEKSKVPDGADDLNALRSARIKGYTSQSFANKDALITALYTERFKELAFEGHRLFDLRRRGMSVTRETADAINALGAVLLKPGDKGYVFPIPDAETKANKNMKQNPGY, from the coding sequence ATGATGATCCGATATTTTAAACATAAAAGAAACTACCTGGTGCTGTTACTGTCTGTATGTACCCTGGCCTGTAACAAGCAACTGGATCTGACACCTACAGACACTATCGATCCTTCCAAGGCGTTCCGGACAGTGAAGGACCTGAATGGCGGCCTGTTGGGCGCTTATGGCGAATTGACCAACAATACCATTTATAGTGTGTCACTGGTAACAGACGAATGCAATCTGCCCAGTGAAAACGTTACCGGCGGCGGTGTCGCCAGTTACCGGTGGCAGATAGATCCCAGCAGTACTACCATCACCGCTTCTTTTGGTGAAAACTATGTGGCTATTGACAGGGCAAACCGCGTATTGGCCGCATTGTACCAGGTTACCACCAAGCCGGATGAGGAAATATTGAAAAACCAGTACCACGGCGAGTTGCTGGCATTGCGCGCCTATTGTCATTTTGAACTGCTGCAGAGTTATGCATCAGCATATGAACCCGCTGCTATGGGAATCCCCTACATGGATAGTTCCGTTATCGGTAAGCCTTCCAGGAATACTTTTGGAGAGGTGGTAGCTAAAATAGGAAATGACTTGCAACAGGCTAAAACACTGATCCCTGCTTCTTTTGATGATAATACCCGTATCACTAAGGCCGGCGTTTCCGCTATACAGGCAAGGGTAGCATTATATACCCAGCAATGGGATGATGCCATCACCTTTGCTACGGAAGCCATCAATGCTTTACCACTGGCATCAGCAACGGAATTTCCAAACATATGGAAAGATACAGAAGAAGCAGAAGTGATCTGGAAACTGAAACAGGTAATAGGAAATACACCCATAGGCGATGTTTATTTTAACAGGAATATTGTCCTGTATGCACCTTCTTTTGAACTGATCAATCAATTCGACAAAACGAATGATGTCCGTTATGCTGCTTACATAAGATTTGACAATACAAGAGGAGCCGGTAAATCACAGTACCTGGTCAATAAATATGCCGGTACAAGTGGTAACCCGAATCTCACAGATATCAAACTTTTCAGAACGGGTGAAATGTATCTCATCAGGGCAGAAGCGTTAGCGGAAAAGAGCAAGGTGCCTGATGGTGCCGACGACCTGAATGCTTTGCGCAGCGCCCGGATCAAGGGATATACTTCGCAATCATTTGCCAATAAAGATGCACTGATAACGGCGCTTTATACAGAGCGTTTTAAAGAGCTGGCATTTGAAGGGCATCGCCTGTTTGATCTGCGGAGAAGAGGGATGTCAGTGACACGGGAAACGGCAGACGCTATCAACGCACTGGGCGCTGTACTGTTAAAGCCCGGCGACAAAGGATATGTTTTCCCTATCCCTGATGCGGAAACAAAGGCCAACAAGAATATGAAACAAAATCCGGGGTATTGA
- a CDS encoding SusC/RagA family TonB-linked outer membrane protein: MLKLVFLEWKGKSVPTSKLLLTMKLTVLLFFVCLQVQAVVFAQETITLQLKETSIRKLLKTVEQQTDYRFVFHNQTLPEEKKVTVMATDASLDAVLSQAFMGTNLVYALKENGLVVIFAGTATTKQAADMVIKGRVNGADNLPLPGVTVRATGTTAGTLTNVDGTYTLRAPEGAAAIQFSLVGYTSQQIEIGDKREINVTMQEDIKTLNAVTVTGYTNYSRSRSATASGVVGGDKINEVPMATFDQILQGRVPGLVVSAGSGQPGTSASVTIRGVGTINGNSRPLYVMDGIPIEADAFQGINPADIASVTVLKDASAKALYGSRGSNGVIVITTKKGKAGRIAVEYKSQYGFSNMTNPKFQMMNAAQRLQFEEEIGVETGSDIGPGWVFSKKNPDYAGKTPAEQQEADHILDSLRNTNTDWKKIFTQTGQFQEHQLSVSGGNENVRFYSSVNYFNQQGIARRSDLKRYSLKNNLDFNAGRLSANLNVGLGYSQSSFIEREASSSVNNPLAAVYYALPYEYPYAADGTLVTSGNDDIYPVYDQREGSNSLDALLNTTSKDNQLKSVIGTSLNFILAKGLVAKTRLGLDFRETTTERYINPDSYAGSRVSNGKKGSFGEGVSRNFGLVSTSGLTYSKIVAEKHDFEVSGYFEFTKNSYRAFNYTGYDIDGRLPSTPAGITPGSPYSPLLGGQRFKSALASYMAVGRYTFDEKYTLNASYRYDGASTVPADNRWHGFYSFGFGWEIKKENFLKDVSFVDDLRFRVSYGTSANPFSSSALGPFAYFAAYGTNQYGGNPAIIPTSPGNPMYNWEYAKEFNAGFDLGMWNNRIRIITDVYNKITSNLFIEQPLSITSGFETLFLNSGSMRNRGIEMDVQVDVVKNRNITWNVGVNFAYNKNVITDLGGADDITQGSTQIVRVGLPYGSHYAPKWAGVDPQTGDPLYYDRDGKTTSDYNETALSVAEFGTYIPPFTGGFNTGVNWKGFYLNALFTFADKTMRYLNEDYFNENPSFATSNQSVRMLYDRWKTPGQNAILPKFDASRGFSSKDIQDASYLRLRNVNLGYNFPKELLTSLKFVQGIQIFVQAQNLYTWTSWKSFDPENNNGDGRFDYPAARTYTVGLNVNF; encoded by the coding sequence ATGTTAAAACTTGTATTCCTGGAATGGAAGGGGAAGTCTGTACCCACCAGCAAACTGCTGTTAACTATGAAATTGACTGTCTTGCTATTTTTTGTCTGCCTTCAGGTGCAGGCCGTTGTCTTCGCGCAGGAAACGATTACCCTGCAGTTGAAAGAGACGAGTATCCGAAAGTTGCTGAAAACAGTGGAGCAACAAACGGATTACCGTTTCGTGTTTCATAACCAGACATTGCCCGAAGAGAAAAAGGTAACGGTGATGGCTACGGATGCCTCTCTTGATGCGGTGTTGTCCCAGGCTTTTATGGGTACCAACCTGGTGTATGCGCTAAAGGAAAATGGCCTGGTGGTTATTTTCGCGGGTACTGCTACAACGAAGCAGGCCGCCGATATGGTCATTAAAGGACGGGTAAATGGTGCTGACAATTTACCGTTGCCGGGTGTAACTGTGCGGGCTACCGGTACTACCGCCGGTACACTCACCAATGTAGATGGTACCTATACCCTGCGGGCGCCGGAGGGTGCAGCCGCTATCCAGTTTTCACTGGTAGGATATACCAGTCAGCAGATTGAAATCGGTGATAAACGGGAGATAAATGTGACGATGCAGGAAGATATAAAAACCCTGAATGCAGTAACGGTTACCGGCTATACGAATTATTCCCGCAGCAGATCTGCCACCGCTTCCGGTGTAGTTGGTGGAGATAAGATCAATGAGGTGCCGATGGCTACTTTTGATCAGATATTACAAGGCCGCGTGCCTGGCCTGGTGGTGTCTGCCGGCTCCGGTCAGCCCGGCACCAGCGCCAGCGTAACCATACGGGGCGTGGGTACTATCAACGGCAATAGCAGACCGCTATACGTGATGGATGGTATTCCTATTGAAGCAGATGCTTTCCAGGGTATTAACCCTGCTGATATTGCATCTGTTACTGTTTTGAAAGATGCATCCGCCAAAGCACTATATGGATCACGGGGTTCAAATGGGGTGATCGTGATCACCACTAAAAAGGGGAAAGCCGGTAGGATAGCCGTGGAATACAAATCGCAATACGGCTTTTCCAACATGACCAACCCGAAATTTCAAATGATGAATGCCGCACAGCGTTTGCAATTTGAAGAAGAAATAGGCGTGGAAACCGGTTCTGACATCGGTCCCGGCTGGGTGTTCTCTAAAAAGAACCCGGACTATGCCGGTAAAACACCTGCCGAACAACAGGAAGCGGATCACATACTGGATAGCCTGCGCAACACAAATACCGACTGGAAAAAGATCTTCACACAAACAGGCCAGTTCCAGGAACATCAGTTGAGTGTAAGTGGAGGTAACGAAAATGTAAGATTTTACAGTTCTGTTAATTATTTTAATCAGCAGGGGATCGCCCGGCGCTCTGATTTAAAAAGATACAGCCTGAAAAATAACCTGGACTTCAACGCCGGCAGGTTATCGGCCAACCTCAATGTAGGACTGGGTTATTCCCAATCTTCCTTTATTGAACGAGAAGCATCCAGCAGCGTGAATAATCCGTTGGCTGCGGTATATTATGCATTGCCTTATGAGTATCCTTATGCTGCGGATGGCACCCTGGTGACCAGCGGTAATGATGACATTTACCCGGTGTATGACCAGCGGGAAGGTAGTAATTCACTGGACGCATTGTTGAATACTACCAGCAAGGACAACCAGTTGAAAAGTGTGATCGGTACTTCGCTGAACTTTATCCTCGCAAAGGGGCTGGTGGCCAAAACAAGGCTGGGACTCGATTTCAGGGAAACTACCACCGAACGTTATATCAACCCCGATTCCTATGCAGGTTCCAGGGTATCTAATGGGAAAAAAGGCAGTTTTGGTGAAGGAGTATCCCGCAACTTCGGACTGGTATCCACTTCAGGATTAACCTACTCAAAAATAGTAGCAGAGAAACACGATTTTGAAGTGTCCGGATATTTTGAATTTACTAAAAATAGCTACCGCGCATTCAACTATACCGGGTATGATATAGATGGCCGTTTACCATCAACACCCGCCGGTATAACACCGGGATCTCCTTACAGCCCGCTGTTGGGAGGACAACGTTTTAAAAGCGCCCTGGCTTCCTACATGGCGGTGGGCAGGTATACTTTTGACGAAAAATATACATTGAACGCCAGCTATCGTTATGATGGTGCGTCTACCGTACCCGCTGATAACCGGTGGCATGGATTCTATTCATTCGGTTTTGGTTGGGAGATCAAGAAAGAGAATTTTTTGAAAGATGTAAGTTTTGTGGATGACCTGCGTTTCAGGGTAAGTTATGGTACCAGTGCCAACCCGTTCAGTAGCAGTGCACTAGGACCATTTGCCTACTTTGCGGCTTATGGAACTAATCAGTATGGCGGTAATCCTGCTATCATTCCTACTTCTCCCGGTAATCCAATGTATAATTGGGAATATGCCAAAGAATTTAATGCCGGTTTCGACCTGGGTATGTGGAATAACCGGATCAGAATCATAACAGATGTGTATAATAAGATAACCAGCAACCTGTTCATAGAGCAGCCATTATCCATTACTTCCGGCTTTGAAACATTATTCCTCAATTCCGGTTCTATGCGCAACAGAGGTATAGAAATGGATGTGCAGGTAGATGTAGTGAAGAACAGAAATATCACCTGGAACGTAGGTGTCAATTTTGCCTATAATAAAAACGTGATCACCGACCTGGGTGGCGCGGATGATATTACGCAGGGCAGCACGCAGATCGTACGGGTTGGATTGCCTTATGGCTCGCATTATGCACCCAAATGGGCAGGGGTAGATCCACAGACAGGTGATCCGCTTTACTATGACCGGGATGGAAAAACCACCAGTGACTACAATGAAACTGCATTAAGCGTTGCAGAATTTGGCACCTACATTCCTCCTTTTACCGGGGGATTTAATACCGGTGTCAACTGGAAAGGTTTTTATCTGAACGCATTATTCACTTTCGCAGATAAAACAATGCGTTATCTCAACGAAGATTATTTCAATGAGAACCCAAGTTTTGCTACCAGTAATCAGTCGGTGCGGATGTTGTACGACCGCTGGAAGACACCTGGTCAAAATGCGATCCTGCCTAAGTTTGACGCCAGCAGGGGATTCTCTTCCAAAGATATCCAGGATGCTTCCTATCTCCGTTTGAGGAATGTAAACCTTGGCTATAATTTTCCGAAGGAATTATTGACTTCGCTAAAATTCGTACAGGGGATACAGATTTTCGTGCAGGCGCAAAACCTGTACACCTGGACCAGCTGGAAGAGTTTTGATCCGGAGAATAACAATGGTGATGGCCGGTTCGATTACCCTGCCGCCAGAACTTATACTGTTGGTCTGAATGTTAATTTCTAA
- a CDS encoding FecR domain-containing protein, whose amino-acid sequence MNFQDYTAADFACDESFQRYCLEGNDTDKLFWESWISQHPEKKAAVQEAVQLIAMLSARQGNRLEQLEHLRDGIQQYDMLQHALADEPEEEVMPAPVRSTRRIMWYAAAFVAILITVAAVYRFNQQTSGLPGAENILISAGNDPRKTLVLPDGSSIILRKNSTVELAAGFNRLNRELTLTGEAFFDVVHDAQRPFTVHTAVADIRVLGTVFNVSVYAGQQQMETALFKGSVEVAWKGKPDQKIILTPNQKLVINQLTAGQTAAGTQPIRVMPLDADPVNHKAKEIAWVRNRLEIENEPLVVIAAKLEKWYGIPVTFADDEVKNYRYSGTFESETVVKALDALQLSYPFNFKMVDGGIIISK is encoded by the coding sequence ATGAATTTCCAGGATTATACAGCCGCCGATTTTGCATGTGACGAATCTTTCCAGCGTTATTGCCTGGAGGGCAATGATACAGACAAGTTGTTTTGGGAAAGCTGGATCAGCCAGCATCCCGAAAAGAAAGCTGCTGTGCAGGAAGCAGTGCAGCTGATTGCGATGCTGTCAGCAAGGCAGGGGAACCGCCTGGAGCAACTGGAGCACCTGCGGGATGGCATACAGCAGTATGATATGTTGCAGCATGCCCTGGCAGATGAACCGGAGGAGGAAGTTATGCCGGCGCCGGTTCGTTCCACTCGCCGGATCATGTGGTATGCTGCGGCTTTTGTGGCTATCCTGATAACGGTGGCCGCTGTTTATCGTTTTAATCAACAGACTTCCGGGCTGCCGGGAGCAGAAAATATCCTCATCAGTGCCGGAAATGACCCCCGGAAAACACTGGTGCTGCCAGACGGCTCATCGATCATTTTAAGAAAGAACAGTACCGTGGAACTGGCAGCGGGGTTTAACCGCCTTAACCGGGAGCTTACTTTAACGGGAGAAGCATTTTTTGATGTGGTTCATGATGCACAACGCCCCTTTACGGTACATACCGCCGTGGCGGATATCAGGGTGTTGGGCACCGTTTTTAATGTGAGTGTATACGCCGGTCAACAGCAAATGGAAACGGCCTTGTTCAAAGGTAGCGTGGAAGTGGCCTGGAAAGGAAAACCGGATCAGAAAATCATCCTGACACCCAATCAGAAACTGGTGATCAACCAGCTTACAGCGGGGCAAACAGCCGCCGGTACGCAACCAATCCGGGTAATGCCCCTCGATGCGGACCCGGTAAATCATAAAGCCAAAGAAATTGCCTGGGTACGTAACAGGCTCGAAATTGAAAACGAACCACTGGTAGTAATCGCTGCAAAGCTGGAGAAATGGTACGGTATCCCCGTCACTTTTGCCGATGATGAAGTGAAAAATTACCGGTATTCCGGCACTTTCGAAAGTGAAACGGTGGTAAAGGCACTGGATGCGCTGCAATTATCTTATCCGTTTAATTTTAAAATGGTCGATGGCGGCATTATTATCAGCAAATAA
- a CDS encoding sigma-70 family RNA polymerase sigma factor, which produces MSYAADNCDHWERLRNGDKQALFALYNSTYFHLVRFGLKTCGNDELVKDCITQLFLQLWGKHKNLRPVTNVQAYLFTALKRQLLDQLAYQSKIHAAINRMTDKEEENELSYEEIIIQVQQDEELKQRLHRAMKELTPRQIELIRLKFFEGLSYEQIAAHTSQSVKTAYNTIYDAVKALRKMMK; this is translated from the coding sequence ATGTCTTATGCAGCAGACAACTGTGATCATTGGGAGCGCCTGAGAAACGGCGACAAACAGGCATTGTTTGCTTTGTATAACAGCACGTATTTTCACTTGGTGAGATTCGGGCTGAAGACCTGTGGTAACGATGAACTGGTGAAAGACTGTATCACCCAACTCTTTCTGCAACTATGGGGCAAGCACAAAAATCTGCGGCCGGTCACCAATGTGCAGGCGTACCTGTTTACCGCATTAAAAAGACAGCTGCTCGATCAGTTGGCGTACCAGTCAAAGATCCACGCTGCTATTAACAGGATGACAGATAAAGAAGAAGAGAATGAATTATCTTATGAAGAGATCATTATCCAGGTTCAACAGGATGAAGAGCTGAAACAACGGCTGCACCGGGCTATGAAAGAATTGACCCCCCGGCAGATAGAACTGATCCGGCTGAAATTTTTTGAAGGACTCAGCTATGAACAGATCGCGGCCCACACTTCTCAAAGTGTAAAAACGGCGTATAATACCATCTATGACGCCGTTAAAGCGTTAAGGAAGATGATGAAATAA